In a genomic window of Arvicanthis niloticus isolate mArvNil1 chromosome 8, mArvNil1.pat.X, whole genome shotgun sequence:
- the LOC117714185 gene encoding putative vomeronasal receptor-like protein 4, whose amino-acid sequence MQWNNIIQAIVFISLTGPGTVGNILVVMRQVYTSALGIAKKPVDIIIIHLAFSHMIIICSTGIRDIAPVFYFRNFLGDIGCKAVVYLARMARGFSICTTCLLSVVQAVTISPSTTLWTKLKPQTSWQVLPFLLLFWIVNVLISSNLLCYIKAGSGLNRSVASMSIGYCYMLPSRHIKWLFLSLMTLRDVIFQSLMGWSSGSMALHLYKHHKRVLYLYSSRFANNSPPEIRATWNVLILMTCFLFFYWVDFILSFYTGFTVTRNFTLLNIKIFLELGYASFSPFVLISRDVRVPNVLPAH is encoded by the coding sequence ATGCAGTGGAATAACATTATCCAGGCAATAGTCTTCATTTCTCTTACTGGACCAGGAACTGTAGGAAATATCCTAGTAGTCATGAGACAAGTGTACACTTCTGCCTTGGGTATTGCAAAAAAGCCTGTTGACATTATTATCATCCACTTGGCATTTTCTCATATGATCATCATTTGTAGCACAGGGATCAGAGATATAGCCCCAGTGTTTTATTTCAGAAACTTCCTAGGAGACATTGGCTGTAAAGCTGTGGTTTATCTGGCAAGGATGGCACGGGGTTTTTCCATCTGCACCACCTGTCTCCTCAGCGTGGTCCAGGCTGTCACCATCAGTCCCAGCACCACCCTTTGGACAAAGCTCAAACCACAGACATCATGGCaagttcttccctttcttcttcttttttggatTGTTAATGTTCTCATAAGCTCCAACTTACTCTGCTACATCAAAGCAGGCAGTGGCTTAAACAGGTCTGTAGCTTCAATGTCCATTGGCTACTGCTATATGCTACCATCCAGACATATTAagtggcttttcctctctctcatgaCTCTTCGTGATGTCATCTTTCAGAGTCTCATGGGCTGGAGCAGTGGGTCCATGGCTCTGCATCTGTATAAACATCACAAGCGTGTCCTCTACCTTTACAGCTCTAGGTTTGCAAACAATTCCCCTCCTGAAATCAGAGCTACATGGAATGTTCTCATTCTTATGacctgcttccttttcttctattgggtagattttattctctctttctacacAGGTTTCACAGTGACACGAAATTTTACtttactaaatattaaaatatttttggaactTGGTTATGCTAGTTTCAGCCCCTTTGTTCTGATCAGCAGAGATGTCCGTGTTCCTAATGTCTTGCCTGCTCATTGA
- the LOC117713992 gene encoding vomeronasal type-1 receptor 4-like: MVLQFVKETIFFFMTMLGILGNMSVSVNYMFSWWGGPEKKPIHLILIHLAFTNIIILLTKGLQKTIIVFGLRNFLDDIGCKIIVYLERVARGLSICTSSLLTVVQAIIISPRASGWRRLRPKSPWHILPFFSFFWIFNALISVNLIHSIKSTGLNMSQLKNINHYCYFTLESQQIKWIVLPLMVLRDAVFQGAMGGASGYMVFLLHKHHQHVLYLQNSKLLYRTPPELRAAQSVLLLMLCFVFFYWTDCAVSLFLSLSLGDSFLMVNIQAFLTVAYAVFSPLVLIHRDGLIPECWHAK; the protein is encoded by the coding sequence ATGGTTTTGCAGTTTGTTaaggaaacaatttttttcttcatgactATGCTTGGTATTCTGGggaacatgtctgtttctgtgaatTATATGTTCAGTTGGTGGGGAGGCCCTGAGAAGAAACCCATACACCTTATTCTCATCCACTTGGCTTTTACAAACATCATAATCCTTCTTACAAAAGGATTGCAAAAGACAATAATAGTTTTTGGTTTGAGAAACTTCCTGGATGACATAGGCTGTAAGATCATTGTTTACCTGGAGAGGGTGGCCCGGGGCCTCTCCATCTGCACCAGCAGTCTCCTCACTGTGGTCCAGGCCATCATCATCAGTCCCAGAGCATCTGGCTGGAGGAGGCTCAGACCAAAGTCTCCATGGCACATCCTTccattcttctcattcttttggATATTCAATGCTTTAATAAGTGTGAACCTAATCCATTCCATCAAAAGTACAGGACTGAATATGTCACAGCTTAAGAATATCAACCACTATTGCTATTTTACACTAGAAAGTCAGCAAATAAAATGGATTGTTCTCCCTCTCATGGTCCTGAGAGATGCAGTGTTTCAGGGTGCCATGGGAGGGGCCAGTGGCTACATGGTATTTCTTCTCCACAAGCATCACCAGCATGTCCTCTACCTTCAGAACTCCAAGCTTCTCTACAGAACTCCCCCTGAGCTGAGAGCTGCTCAAAGTGTCCTCCTTCTGATGCTCTGTTTTGTCTTCTTCTACTGGACTGATTgtgctgtttctttgtttttaagtctgTCATTAGGAGACAGTTTCTTGATGGTAAATATTCAAGCGTTTTTGACCGTTGCTTATGCAGTCTTCAGCCCCCTTGTGCTGATTCACAGGGATGGGCTTATACCTGAATGTTGGCAtgctaaatga